A genomic window from Pocillopora verrucosa isolate sample1 chromosome 7, ASM3666991v2, whole genome shotgun sequence includes:
- the LOC131792059 gene encoding uncharacterized protein: MATNLKESYDLLGLPTDATEEEVRKAYIKKAKECHPDKNPDDPQATEKFQALSEGYERINSNSRTESTDEENFSGCDDFFNFIFFREMMRRRMREEMIMRMFGGIFDDDIGLEGVHFPFGGPLFNRPRSHESFARWHHSRFQDERAPSAHDTSTKSSKKEKQRKKNPRNASDLGPSGDLHEREYSRRRNFSNEATTSDRGETIKSKSAEESFPASNEKETSDKKRDEQRDARKSKQKNKNKGQMTAAEWQKGRKKNHKKKTARS; the protein is encoded by the coding sequence ATGGCAACAAATCTAAAAGAGAGCTACGATCTTCTTGGGCTTCCAACTGACGCTACCGAAGAAGAAGTGCGAAAAGCGTACATAAAGAAGGCGAAAGAATGCCATCCGGACAAGAATCCTGATGATCCACAAGCCACAGAGAAATTTCAGGCGCTTAGTGAAGGATACGAGAGAATAAATTCAAATTCGAGAACAGAGTCCACTGATGAGGAAAATTTCAGTGGATGTGATGATTTCTTCAACTTCATATTCTTCCGGGAAATGATGCGAAGGAGGATGAGAGAGGAGATGATAATGAGAATGTTTGGAGGTATATTTGACGACGACATAGGCCTCGAGGGAGTTCACTTCCCGTTTGGAGGGCCTTTATTTAACCGCCCAAGGTCTCATGAATCTTTCGCACGATGGCATCATTCTCGGTTTCAGGATGAAAGAGCACCCAGTGCACACGATACTTCCACTAAATCGTCAAAGAAGGAAAAGCAGCGTAAAAAAAATCCACGCAACGCGTCGGACCTAGGACCCAGCGGAGACTTGCACGAACGAGAATATTCGAGAAGACGTAATTTTAGCAACGAGGCAACAACCTCAGATCGTGGAGAAACTATTAAAAGCAAATCTGCTGAGGAAAGTTTTCCCGCTagtaatgaaaaagaaacaagtgaCAAAAAGCGAGATGAACAACGTGATGCTCGAAAGTCAAAGcagaaaaataagaacaaaggACAAATGACGGCGGCTGAATGGCAAAAGGGAcgaaagaaaaatcacaaaaagaAGACGGCGAGGTCCTGA
- the LOC131792095 gene encoding synaptotagmin-16 isoform X1, translated as MMWGFIPSGYVPAVIFLVFIVIILIGLLATYYCLNKEMCPCSKMEPPQKIKGAGYEELGEEPADTSEEEEGHEEEKDGVPPGEDSPEKLPTFEMNAGGDDVQKTVSAYGDIQVDTGLKEVDQVPVFGSVHFQVEYSINVGRVAITILEARELPSKSRGGSSHCRFHLLLLPSRRQRFKSKSRPTRHPKFDEKFVFDRVLQQDLFRMAIRIRLYGHDKLGKEKAIGEHILQLADVAQSRDMKMVAWRDLRPKLSGSDTP; from the exons ATGATGTGGGGCTTCATTCCGTCCG GGTATGTTCCAGCTGTCATTTTCCTGGTGTTTATCGTGATCATTTTAATTGGCCTTTTGGCTACATACTATTGCCTGAATAAAGAGATGTGTCCCTGCTCCAAGATGGAACCTCCCCAGAAAATCAAGGGCGCTGGATACGAGGAACTAGGAGAGGAACCAGCAGACACTTCTGAAGAGGAAGAAGGCCACGAGGAAGAAAAAGATGGAGTCCCTCCCGGGGAGGATTCCCCAGAGAAGTTGCCAACCTTTGAAATGAATGCTGGCGGGGACGATGTGCAAAAGACTGTCTCTGCATACGGAGACATCCAAGTAGATACGGGACTAAAAGAAGTCGACCAGGTCCCAGTTTTTGGAAGCGTTCATTTCCAAGTTGAGTACTCAATTAATGTGGGGCGTGTAGCCATCACGATCTTAGAGGCTCGAGAACTTCCCTCTAAGAGTCGAGGAGGCAGTTCACATTGCCGCTTCCATCTTCTATTGCTCCCATCAAGACGACAACGCTTCAAGAGCAAGTCACGACCAACGAGGCATCCAAAATTCGACGAGAAATTTGTATTTGATCGAGTTTTACAGCAAGACTTATTTAGAATGGCCATAAGAATCAGGCTTTATGGACACGACAAACTCGGAAAGGAGAAAGCGATTGGTGAACACATACTGCAGCTGGCGGACGTGGCTCAGTCACGTGACATGAAAATGGTCGCGTGGAGAGATCTGCGACCTAAACTTTCAGGAAGTGACACGCCCTAA
- the LOC131792095 gene encoding synaptotagmin-16 isoform X2, translating to MDWYVPAVIFLVFIVIILIGLLATYYCLNKEMCPCSKMEPPQKIKGAGYEELGEEPADTSEEEEGHEEEKDGVPPGEDSPEKLPTFEMNAGGDDVQKTVSAYGDIQVDTGLKEVDQVPVFGSVHFQVEYSINVGRVAITILEARELPSKSRGGSSHCRFHLLLLPSRRQRFKSKSRPTRHPKFDEKFVFDRVLQQDLFRMAIRIRLYGHDKLGKEKAIGEHILQLADVAQSRDMKMVAWRDLRPKLSGSDTP from the exons ATGGATT GGTATGTTCCAGCTGTCATTTTCCTGGTGTTTATCGTGATCATTTTAATTGGCCTTTTGGCTACATACTATTGCCTGAATAAAGAGATGTGTCCCTGCTCCAAGATGGAACCTCCCCAGAAAATCAAGGGCGCTGGATACGAGGAACTAGGAGAGGAACCAGCAGACACTTCTGAAGAGGAAGAAGGCCACGAGGAAGAAAAAGATGGAGTCCCTCCCGGGGAGGATTCCCCAGAGAAGTTGCCAACCTTTGAAATGAATGCTGGCGGGGACGATGTGCAAAAGACTGTCTCTGCATACGGAGACATCCAAGTAGATACGGGACTAAAAGAAGTCGACCAGGTCCCAGTTTTTGGAAGCGTTCATTTCCAAGTTGAGTACTCAATTAATGTGGGGCGTGTAGCCATCACGATCTTAGAGGCTCGAGAACTTCCCTCTAAGAGTCGAGGAGGCAGTTCACATTGCCGCTTCCATCTTCTATTGCTCCCATCAAGACGACAACGCTTCAAGAGCAAGTCACGACCAACGAGGCATCCAAAATTCGACGAGAAATTTGTATTTGATCGAGTTTTACAGCAAGACTTATTTAGAATGGCCATAAGAATCAGGCTTTATGGACACGACAAACTCGGAAAGGAGAAAGCGATTGGTGAACACATACTGCAGCTGGCGGACGTGGCTCAGTCACGTGACATGAAAATGGTCGCGTGGAGAGATCTGCGACCTAAACTTTCAGGAAGTGACACGCCCTAA
- the LOC131792058 gene encoding phosphofurin acidic cluster sorting protein 2 has protein sequence MAETGGTRRDVSTGSTPQRPVPMKLFATWEVERTSPNCVPRLCTMTLTRLELLKPLEPSLTEVIISVSMQSSRRTLRSNEIVLPSSGLIDTDLDLSFSLQYPHFLKRAGNNLQVMLQRRKKYKNRTILGFKTLAVGLVNMGQVLQHSVDNQLKLYTKGSLVPVALITVNSLTSQPVETDGDRLTGSLVRGDGDDNSSDDDDDFSLSDQEGSDSGGDADILDVEQRQGGKIRHGKITIPAKHQKNFKQKFIALLKKFKVPEEELESEMGTYPDIDISPPENETADDFLFPDDLEDLDSDAENDFLEDTISIVSTPKPSLRPYFDPRSSTENVPSHSLVGQGNSYCPQFAIQVEGEDLQPDHEMDVSPHSDGDNLSDITNSSDLLSGPGGVDDTPSVRRSVSFKERRKTEEPDTLTKRRNSDVDLQLPRGTLNEQLSSVLSGDSDIPECILLISTSEWQGQLLALKLCDKAVKMICTRSSSDVQAVFLAIVNRYQKFINTHSASPPQLGVAIAGTESYISAVLQPYVEYFSSKPPDWQTFLRFLLIPLDGQPLARHIGGLDARYNSLFMDNFWREAFEHSDTAIDFEEVSRRVKTLMSSATITHNLPIAEALVNTKLKGSEEGSSQVFLPFVCDVRIGSADIYQDEEPVVTSGTPSTTGAKSTGAVSRGDSQAPAPGSSQTPPFSSPPLSGLQESSGGSLYSSEQMDLQVDYWLAAGNKKDVNKSSLKTTFKTLVVTRLSTPEESSALSVMAVTKERNKRGLEAMMRSMKKSKEKDADSKNQPVMVNVSKLICTTKGQSSTLNVVIDGVTWSGVKFFSLSSQWPTHIKNFPIGLFGRTETTC, from the exons ATGGCGGAGACAGGGGGAACTCGTCGAGATGTTTCGACCGGTTCCACTCCCCAAAGACCTGTTCCCATGAAATTATTTGCCACTTGGGAAGTCGAGAGAACGTCGCCAAACTGTGTACCGCG GCTGTGTACGATGACGCTAACTCGACTGGAGTTGTTGAAACCCTTAGAACCAAGTTTGACTGAAGTAATCATCTCAGTCTCAATGCAG agCTCCCGCAGAACACTTAGGTCAAATGAGATAGTTCTTCCATCCTCTGGTTTGATTGACACTGATTTGGATCTATCCTTTTCTCTGCAG TATCCACACTTTTTGAAGAGAGCTGGTAACAATCTTCAAGTCATGCTTCAACGACGAAAGAAGTACAAGAATCGCACAATTCTTGGATTTAAAACACTAGCTGTAGGCCTTGTTAACATGGGACAG GTTCTCCAGCACTCAGTGGACAATCAACTCAAGTTGTACACGAAAGGAAGTCTTGTTCCAGTGGCCCTGATTACTGTCAATTCCCTTACCAG TCAACCAGTTGAAACAGATGGAGACAGACTTACTGGATCATTAGTCAGAG GTGATGGTGACGACAATTctagtgatgatgatgatgacttctCACTGTCTGACCAGGAAGGAAGTGACAGTGGTGGGGATGCT gATATTCTAGATGTGGAACAGAGACAAGGTGGGAAAATAAGACATGGAAAAATCACTATTCCTGCGAAG caccaaaagaattttaaacaaaagtttatCGCACTCTTAAAGAAGTTTAAAGTTCCAGAGGAA GAGTTAGAAAGTGAAATGGGAACATACCCAGATATTGACATCAGTCCTCCAGAAAATGAAACCGctgatgatttcctttttcctgaTGATCTGGAGGACTTGGACAGTGATGCAGAAAATGACTTTCTTGAAGACACCATTAGTATTGTGTCAACACCTAAACCATCACTGAG ACCTTACTTTGATCCCAGAAGTTCTACTGAAAATGTACCAAGTCATTCTTTG GTTGGTCAAGGAAACAGTTACTGTCCACAATTCGCTATTCAAGTGGAAGGAGAAGACCTGCAGCCAGATCATGAAATG GATGTGAGCCCACACTCTGATGGAGATAACTTATCAGACATCACAAACTCATCTGACCTTTTATCGGGGCCTGGAGGTGTTGATGACACACCCTCAGTTCGTCGCAGTGTGTCATTCaaggaaagaaggaaaacagaagAGCCAGACACCTTAACAAAGAGGAGAAATAGTGATGTTGACCTGCAG CTACCCAGAGGCACCTTGAATGAACAACTTAGCAGTGTGCTGTCTGGGGATAGTGACATTCCTGAATGCATTCTGTTGATTAGTACTTCTGAGTGGCAGGGCCAG CTTTTGGCATTGAAGCTCTGTGACAAAGCTGTGAAGATGATTTGTACAAGATCCAGTTCTGATGTGCAGGCTGTATTTCTAGCCATTGTCAATAGATACCAGAAATT TATAAATACTCATTCAGCTTCCCCGCCTCAGTTGGGTGTGGCCATCGCGGGCACAGAGTCGTATATTAGTGCTGTTCTTCAGCCGTATGTGGAATACTTTTCTTCCAAGCCACCAGACTGGCAGACTTTTCTTCGATTTCTCCTTATTCCTCTTG ACGGTCAACCTCTGGCCAGGCACATTGGAGGACTAGATGCAAGGTACAACTCACTTTTTATGGATAACTTTTGGAGAGAAGCTTTTGAGCATTCAGACACTGCTATTG ATTTCGAGGAGGTGAGCAGGCGAGTTAAAACTCTGATGTCATCAGCGACAATCACGCACAACTTACCGATTGCTGAGGCTCTTGTGAATACAAAACTAAAAGG ATCAGAGGAAGGATCTTCCCAAgtgtttttgccttttgtttgt GATGTTAGGATTGGATCAGCCGACATATACCAAG ACGAAGAACCTGTAGTGACAAGTGGAACGCCATCGACCACTGGAGCCAAAAGTACAGGGGCTGTCTCTAGGGGTGACAGTCAAGCTCCTGCTCCAGGATCTTCGCAAACGCCTCCATTTTCAAGCCCTCCTTTGAGTGG GCTCCAGGAGAGCAGTGGTGGGAGCCTTTACTCAAGCGAACAGATGGATCTTCAAGTGGACTACTGGCTTGCAGCGGGGAATAAAAAAGATGTCAACAAA tCCTCGCTTAAAACAACTTTCAAAACGCTGGTGGTTACAAGACTTTCAACTCCTGAGGAATCATCTGCGCTTTCAGTAATGGCGGTCACCAAAGAACGCAATAAAAGAG GACTCGAGGCAATGATGCGTTCCATGAAAAAATCCAAAGAGAAAGACGCTGATTCCAAGAACCAACCAGTAATGGTGAATGTGTCGAAACTGATCTGCACCACTAAAGGACAGAGCAGTACATTAAATG TTGTTATTGACGGAGTGACGTGGAGTGGGGTcaagtttttttcattgtcatcCCAGTGGCCTACTCATATTAAAAACTTTCCCATTGGCCTGTTTGGCCGAACCGAGACCACTTGTTAA